A single genomic interval of Perca fluviatilis chromosome 19, GENO_Pfluv_1.0, whole genome shotgun sequence harbors:
- the LOC120547810 gene encoding uncharacterized protein LOC120547810 — protein MALWIQFHVFLLRIIWDSWKKMVRRPQGPVQQIVRRVYESQLFPHMSRDMPEGVELKQPHASGPLPTDFSMHQGVQYKMYKLKDTIISNSSGSNCFELGGRVAIVRNIVHSTAETHVVYELFETGACFFNYPIDSTCLGVCLLSKLSGQLASAPVTDFTKPLLLLPLQKFFVALPQLHRTEHDELCRMPSFSVVEFVDEIDPDGCKKVDIIPSAWFEGTDGKLCWWPPATLLNVTKAVKEGTPPAQNWILCNVHVMGNAATYAEARVKLHQAEYTSDLTDIEDAGCPQGFKKY, from the exons ATGGCCCTCTGGATTCAGTTTCATGTTTTCCTTTTGAGAATTATTTGGGACAGTTGGAAAAAAATGGTGAGAAGACCACAGGGTCCTGTGCAACAAATTGTCAGACGTGTCTATGAAAGCCAATTATTTCCTCACATGTCGAGAGACATGCCTGAAGGTGTTGAACTGAAACAGCCCCATGCATCTGGACCACTGCCAACAGATTTTTCCATGCATCAGGGTGTTCAATATAAGATGTATAAACTCAAAGACACAATCATCTCAAACTCCAGTGGTTCCAATTGCTTTGAACTGGGGGGCAGAGTTGCAATTGTGAGGAATATTGTGCATTCAACTGCAGAAACACATGTAGTGTATGAACTTTTTGAGACAGGGGCATGTTTTTTCAACTACCCCATTGATTCGACATGTCTTGGAGTTTGTTTACTATCAAAACTGTCTGGTCAGCTTGCCAGTGCTCCAGTAACAGACTTCACAAAACCACTGCTGTTATTGCCTCTTCAGAAATTTTTTGTGGCTTTGCCTCAGCTACACCGCACAGAACATGATGAACTTTGCAGGATGCCCTCATTCAGTGTGGTGGAGTTTGTGGATGAAATTGACCCTGATGGCTGCAAGAAGGTGGACATCATTCCATCAGCATGGTTCGAGGGCACTGACGGAAAATTATGCTGGTGGCCACCAGCCACATTGCTCAATGTGACCAAGGCTGTGAAAGAGGGCACACCACCAGCTCAAAACTGGATTCTGTGTAATGTGCATGTGATGGGAAATGCAG CTACTTATGCGGAGGCCAGGGTAAAGCTACATCAAGCTGAGTATACATCAGACCTGACAGACATCGAAGATGCAGGGTGTCCGCagggttttaaaaagtattaa